A stretch of the Sulfurimonas sp. HSL3-1 genome encodes the following:
- the hslV gene encoding ATP-dependent protease subunit HslV has product MFDATTILAYKGEGKAVIGGDGQVTFGHTVLKNNATKIRKLHNGQVLAGFAGSTADAFNLFDMFEEFLSARKGDMVKAIIDFSKAWRKDKVLRRLEAMMIVLNTEHIFILTGNGDVVEPEDGQIASIGSGGNYAIASARALKKHADMTPESLVEESLHIAADLCIYTNHEIKILTLEASEA; this is encoded by the coding sequence ATGTTCGACGCAACGACGATCCTCGCGTACAAGGGTGAGGGCAAGGCGGTCATCGGCGGGGACGGGCAGGTCACCTTCGGGCACACCGTCTTAAAGAACAACGCCACCAAGATCCGCAAACTGCACAACGGCCAGGTCCTCGCCGGATTCGCCGGCTCCACGGCGGACGCTTTCAACCTCTTCGACATGTTCGAGGAGTTCCTCTCCGCACGCAAGGGGGACATGGTCAAGGCCATCATCGACTTCTCCAAAGCGTGGCGGAAAGACAAGGTCCTTCGGCGTCTGGAAGCGATGATGATCGTCCTCAACACAGAGCACATCTTCATCCTGACCGGCAACGGCGACGTCGTCGAGCCCGAGGATGGCCAAATCGCCTCCATCGGCAGCGGCGGAAACTACGCCATCGCCAGCGCCCGTGCCCTGAAAAAGCATGCGGACATGACACCCGAGTCCCTCGTCGAGGAGAGCCTGCATATCGCGGCGGACCTCTGCATCTACACCAACCACGAGATCAAAATCCTTACCCTGGAGGCCTCGGAAGCATGA
- the rplI gene encoding 50S ribosomal protein L9 — protein MRVLLIKDVKSLGKAGEVKEVKDGYGKNFLIGKGFARHATDEVIAEWEEAKRQAAANEAQEIADLTAMKAKLEALEVTIAKKLGDTGHLFGAVTKDDIAKALEDAHGITIDKKHIEAKKAIKMTGKHEVDLKLGHGIHALLHLDIVGA, from the coding sequence ATGAGAGTACTGTTGATCAAAGATGTCAAAAGCCTCGGCAAAGCCGGCGAGGTCAAAGAGGTCAAAGACGGCTACGGCAAGAACTTCCTGATCGGCAAGGGGTTTGCCAGACATGCGACCGACGAGGTGATCGCGGAATGGGAGGAAGCAAAACGCCAGGCCGCTGCGAACGAGGCCCAGGAGATCGCCGACCTCACTGCCATGAAAGCGAAGCTCGAAGCCCTGGAGGTAACGATCGCCAAAAAACTGGGCGATACCGGCCACCTCTTCGGCGCCGTCACCAAAGATGACATCGCTAAAGCACTCGAAGATGCGCACGGCATCACCATCGACAAAAAGCACATTGAAGCCAAAAAGGCGATCAAAATGACCGGGAAGCACGAGGTCGACCTCAAACTCGGCCACGGCATCCATGCGCTGCTGCACCTCGACATCGTAGGTGCATAA
- a CDS encoding ferredoxin-thioredoxin reductase catalytic domain-containing protein translates to MAGGITKIDINSDEFQSELERTIRFTDKVVEQFGWSYNPDAEINDGIQLGLTRNKLMHGKRYCPCFFVTGDKEQDRICPCKPAIEKEIPEDGVCHCQIFCTPEYAAQHRSEEEIEEVVHQHSRGLSAEECALLLQKEQFDGDELAALLEGRTLGMVDFKLIDVREHMEWQMGHIKGADRLIPTSSFFDTLESAKLSKKEKLIVYCHVGSRSAHCQRILSDMGFEDVGNLTYGIVAYGGELER, encoded by the coding sequence ATGGCCGGCGGAATTACGAAGATCGATATCAACTCTGACGAATTCCAGAGCGAGCTCGAGCGGACGATCCGCTTTACCGACAAAGTCGTCGAGCAGTTCGGCTGGTCTTACAACCCCGATGCGGAGATCAACGACGGCATCCAGCTGGGGCTGACGCGTAACAAGCTGATGCACGGCAAGCGCTACTGCCCCTGCTTCTTCGTCACCGGCGACAAAGAGCAGGACCGCATCTGCCCCTGCAAACCGGCCATCGAGAAAGAGATTCCCGAAGACGGGGTCTGCCACTGCCAGATCTTCTGCACCCCCGAATATGCTGCCCAGCACCGTAGCGAGGAAGAGATCGAAGAGGTCGTCCATCAGCACTCCCGAGGGCTCAGCGCCGAAGAGTGTGCGCTGCTGCTTCAAAAAGAGCAGTTCGACGGCGACGAGCTCGCCGCCCTGCTCGAAGGGAGAACGCTCGGCATGGTCGATTTCAAACTGATCGACGTGCGTGAGCACATGGAGTGGCAGATGGGGCATATCAAGGGCGCCGACCGCCTCATTCCTACCAGCAGCTTCTTTGACACCCTGGAGAGCGCAAAACTCTCCAAAAAAGAGAAGCTGATCGTCTACTGCCATGTCGGCAGCCGAAGTGCGCACTGCCAACGTATCCTGAGCGACATGGGATTTGAAGACGTCGGCAACCTGACCTACGGGATCGTCGCCTACGGCGGCGAGCTCGAACGCTGA
- a CDS encoding argininosuccinate synthase, whose amino-acid sequence MKKEVKKVVLAYSGGLDTSVILKWLQDEYQCEVVTFTADIGQGEEVEPARQKALDLGIKPENIFIDDLREEFVRDYVFPMFRANAIYEGEYLLGTSIARPLIAKRQAEIAKITGADGVSHGATGKGNDQVRFELGYLGQNSSLTIIAPWREWDLNSREKLLAYAEKHGIKIEKSGKKSPYSMDANLLHISYEGGILEDPAAEPEADMWRWTVSPEEAPNEPEYIEIGYKNGDPITLNGEALSPATMLETLNKLAGKHGIGRADIVENRYVGMKSRGCYETPGGTIMLKAHRAIESITLDREEAHLKDELMPRYAKLIYNGYWFAPEREMLQAAIDKTQENVEGTVRLKLYKGNVIVVGRSSEQSLFNPEYCTFEEDAVYDQKDANGFIKLNALRFIIAGKARKQ is encoded by the coding sequence ATGAAAAAAGAAGTCAAAAAAGTCGTTTTGGCCTACTCCGGCGGTCTGGACACCAGCGTCATCCTCAAGTGGCTGCAGGATGAGTACCAGTGCGAAGTCGTCACCTTTACCGCCGATATCGGCCAGGGCGAAGAGGTCGAACCGGCACGCCAGAAAGCGCTTGATCTGGGGATCAAGCCCGAAAACATCTTTATCGACGATCTGCGCGAAGAGTTCGTCCGCGACTACGTCTTCCCGATGTTCCGTGCCAACGCCATCTATGAGGGCGAGTACCTGCTGGGCACCTCCATCGCCCGCCCGCTGATCGCCAAGCGCCAGGCGGAGATCGCCAAGATCACCGGCGCCGACGGCGTCAGCCACGGCGCAACCGGCAAAGGGAACGACCAGGTCCGCTTCGAACTGGGCTACCTCGGCCAGAACAGCAGCCTCACCATCATCGCCCCGTGGCGTGAATGGGACCTCAACTCCCGCGAAAAGCTGCTCGCCTACGCTGAAAAACACGGCATCAAGATCGAGAAAAGCGGTAAAAAATCCCCCTACTCCATGGACGCTAACCTGCTGCACATCTCCTACGAAGGGGGCATCCTCGAAGATCCCGCCGCGGAACCGGAAGCCGACATGTGGCGCTGGACCGTCTCCCCTGAAGAGGCGCCGAACGAGCCCGAGTACATCGAGATCGGTTACAAAAACGGCGACCCGATCACGCTCAACGGCGAAGCCCTCTCCCCGGCGACGATGCTCGAGACCTTGAACAAGCTGGCGGGCAAACACGGTATCGGCCGCGCCGACATCGTCGAGAACCGCTACGTCGGGATGAAAAGCCGCGGCTGTTACGAAACGCCGGGCGGTACGATCATGCTCAAAGCGCACCGCGCCATCGAGTCCATCACCCTCGACCGCGAAGAGGCGCACCTCAAAGACGAGCTGATGCCGCGCTACGCGAAGCTGATCTACAACGGTTACTGGTTCGCGCCGGAGCGTGAGATGCTCCAGGCTGCCATCGACAAGACCCAGGAGAACGTCGAAGGGACTGTCCGCCTCAAGCTTTACAAAGGCAACGTCATCGTCGTCGGACGCAGCTCCGAACAGTCACTGTTCAACCCGGAGTACTGTACCTTCGAAGAGGACGCGGTCTACGACCAGAAAGACGCCAACGGCTTTATCAAGCTCAACGCCCTGCGCTTCATCATCGCGGGCAAAGCGCGCAAACAGTAA
- a CDS encoding murein hydrolase activator EnvC family protein codes for MIRSALLLLVLLTATVTAKSIDDKIDETSKSLSSFDRNYASVNAKMAKTAKAILKKKRTVLTQQKKIESLESALQGKATILSGAKDELVTLAETQETLEANRKKLRDDLADLMARIVSLTMIQEDSNTLSPDAVIGEAVFSALNEQTKEQIKKLGNDFRANEAALKQLTAKTARLKTDIASIEQEKRDLQKAKKTNEKALGDLQTKKSRYKKEIKKILAQKSALKKTLAQLHIIQESESQKAAARQEEKRNEALLASKEVPDVRSVGSSYHKARTRRYRGSKTIAPLDAYTVLKRYGTYTDPIYKIKIFNESVSLQPKSSNAKVKAIFNGKVILAQETPMLENVVIIEHSGGLHTIYAHLDQIAPTVQKGKRLKKGSVIGRVNDELMFEVTQKNYHIDPLQVIR; via the coding sequence ATGATCCGGTCCGCCCTTCTGCTTTTGGTGCTGCTCACCGCCACTGTGACGGCCAAAAGCATCGACGACAAAATCGACGAGACCTCCAAAAGTCTCAGCTCTTTTGACCGCAACTACGCCTCGGTCAATGCCAAGATGGCCAAGACCGCCAAGGCGATCCTGAAAAAAAAGCGGACCGTTCTGACCCAGCAAAAGAAGATCGAATCCCTCGAGTCGGCACTGCAGGGCAAGGCTACCATCCTTTCCGGCGCCAAGGATGAGCTGGTCACGCTCGCCGAAACGCAGGAGACCCTCGAAGCCAACCGCAAAAAGCTGCGCGACGACCTCGCCGACCTTATGGCGCGTATCGTCTCCCTCACCATGATCCAGGAGGACAGCAACACCCTTTCCCCCGACGCGGTCATCGGCGAAGCGGTCTTTAGCGCACTGAACGAGCAGACCAAAGAACAGATCAAGAAACTCGGGAACGACTTCCGCGCAAACGAAGCGGCCCTGAAGCAGCTGACGGCAAAAACGGCACGGCTTAAAACGGACATCGCTTCGATCGAGCAGGAGAAACGCGACCTTCAAAAAGCCAAAAAGACGAACGAAAAGGCCCTGGGCGACCTGCAGACGAAGAAGAGCCGCTATAAAAAAGAGATCAAAAAGATTCTGGCGCAGAAGTCCGCCCTGAAAAAGACCCTGGCCCAACTGCACATTATCCAGGAGAGCGAATCACAAAAAGCGGCCGCGCGTCAGGAGGAGAAGCGCAATGAAGCGCTGCTGGCTTCCAAAGAGGTTCCAGATGTGCGTTCGGTCGGCAGCAGCTACCACAAGGCGCGAACCCGCCGCTACCGCGGTTCAAAGACGATCGCACCGCTCGATGCGTACACGGTTCTGAAGCGCTACGGCACCTACACCGATCCGATCTACAAGATCAAGATCTTCAACGAGTCGGTCTCCCTGCAGCCAAAAAGCTCCAACGCCAAAGTCAAGGCCATCTTCAACGGCAAGGTCATTCTTGCCCAGGAGACGCCGATGTTGGAGAACGTCGTCATTATCGAGCACTCCGGCGGACTGCATACCATCTATGCCCACCTCGACCAGATCGCCCCGACGGTCCAGAAAGGCAAGCGTCTTAAAAAAGGGAGCGTCATCGGCCGCGTGAACGATGAGCTGATGTTCGAAGTGACCCAGAAAAACTACCACATCGATCCGCTGCAGGTCATCCGCTAA
- a CDS encoding cell division protein FtsX — protein sequence MKSLKSHFSLITALFSILITLQLFLSLERVIGAYEQRLGDNYGIVVVSDSNLSLAFFQGIDDAISAVEPLSPSRVLQQLQQQTGDSQINLMTLNLPHFYRLRMANFITPDEARELGKRLLRDRAISRVETFAQQHDTVYRLLQLFKNVVSVLAAVVLLVTSLLIIKEMRLWQFQHRERMNIMALFGAPVWLRSAVLFRLAIVDAVIASLLATTVFVLVDHYGWMAQLLSLVQLQPTLFQPLHDVPLLTGVAISLSILLASMIVMGHKEEV from the coding sequence ATGAAGTCTCTTAAAAGCCACTTTTCGCTGATCACGGCGCTCTTCTCCATCCTCATCACCCTGCAGCTCTTTTTGAGCCTGGAGCGGGTCATCGGGGCATACGAACAGCGCCTGGGGGACAACTACGGCATCGTCGTCGTCAGCGACAGCAACCTCTCCCTCGCCTTTTTCCAGGGCATCGACGACGCTATCAGCGCCGTCGAACCCCTCTCGCCCAGCCGGGTACTGCAGCAGCTCCAGCAGCAGACCGGCGACTCACAGATCAACCTGATGACGCTGAACCTTCCGCATTTCTACCGGCTGCGGATGGCAAACTTCATCACCCCGGACGAGGCGCGGGAACTGGGGAAGAGGCTGCTGCGCGACCGCGCCATCAGCCGCGTCGAGACCTTTGCACAGCAGCATGACACCGTCTACCGACTGCTGCAGCTTTTCAAGAACGTCGTCAGTGTCCTGGCGGCCGTCGTCCTCCTCGTCACCTCGCTGCTCATCATCAAAGAGATGCGCCTGTGGCAGTTCCAGCACCGCGAACGGATGAACATCATGGCCCTCTTCGGCGCCCCGGTCTGGCTGCGGTCGGCCGTCCTCTTCCGCCTGGCCATCGTCGATGCCGTGATCGCCTCGCTGCTGGCGACAACCGTCTTTGTCCTTGTCGACCACTACGGCTGGATGGCACAGCTCCTCTCCCTCGTGCAGCTGCAGCCGACGCTCTTCCAGCCGCTGCATGACGTGCCGCTGCTCACCGGCGTGGCCATCTCCCTCTCCATCCTGCTCGCTTCCATGATCGTCATGGGGCACAAAGAAGAGGTATGA
- a CDS encoding ABC transporter ATP-binding protein — MDKIIIADNLSLGYGKHETIISKATFAIDSGSFVFITGASGSGKSTLLKSFFGALPMLSGSLTVGGVDMDNINTKKLNFLRRHVGIVFQDYKLVKEWTIEKNVMLPLLINGYARDISEMQVEKLLGHVKLTHQRGKYPMELSGGEQQRVAMARALAHNPILILADEPTGNLDEYSSKVIWNLLEGANTQLEATVVVVTHHIPETLGVKYKHYHIEHGDVYEVS, encoded by the coding sequence ATGGATAAGATCATCATCGCCGACAACCTCTCCCTGGGCTACGGCAAGCATGAAACGATCATCTCCAAGGCGACCTTCGCCATCGACTCCGGCAGCTTCGTTTTTATCACCGGGGCCAGCGGGAGCGGCAAATCCACCCTGCTCAAGTCCTTCTTCGGTGCCCTCCCCATGCTCTCCGGCTCCCTCACCGTCGGCGGGGTCGACATGGACAATATCAATACGAAGAAACTCAACTTCCTGCGCCGCCACGTCGGGATTGTCTTCCAGGATTACAAGCTGGTCAAAGAGTGGACTATAGAGAAGAATGTCATGCTCCCGCTGCTCATCAACGGATACGCCCGCGACATCAGCGAGATGCAGGTGGAGAAGCTCCTCGGCCACGTCAAACTCACCCACCAGCGGGGCAAGTACCCCATGGAGCTGAGCGGGGGCGAGCAGCAGCGCGTCGCGATGGCCCGCGCCCTTGCCCACAATCCCATCCTCATCCTCGCGGATGAGCCGACGGGGAACCTTGACGAGTACTCCTCCAAGGTGATCTGGAACCTTCTGGAAGGGGCCAATACCCAGCTCGAAGCGACCGTCGTCGTCGTCACCCACCACATCCCCGAGACGCTGGGGGTCAAATACAAGCACTACCATATCGAGCACGGAGACGTCTATGAAGTCTCTTAA
- the trmB gene encoding tRNA (guanosine(46)-N7)-methyltransferase TrmB, with the protein MPHLHIASFKAPAFPAAADGVTFHYMAENTLHDDEKLIAASIGEKEFFLLLKRLPDKTLLKADKISRPSATHYVKRALQAYAGLVGLEVLASNVDSGEANMHLGNDSALWSIHDFERDFPTDREIRIEVGFGSGRHLLHQAKANPEVLFIGIEIHKPSIEQVLKQINIQQLDNILLLDYDARLFLELVPSNLAGRIYVHFPVPWDKKPHRRVIGEAFIAESIRVLKPEGKLELRTDSDNYFAYSFETFMALNQNHIEIYKNRALEVSSKYEDRWRRMEKNIYDVLMHNEELSGPLEAIAPFAFNAIAPDPERLEALNGSTLRFDEGFVHFERLYRTDDGRAMFRLSMGPYARPEHLYLILGDAPRYLPTPPVRSRTNARAHQLLIEALHG; encoded by the coding sequence ATGCCCCACCTGCATATCGCTTCGTTCAAGGCTCCGGCCTTCCCCGCGGCTGCGGACGGCGTCACTTTTCACTATATGGCGGAAAACACCCTCCACGACGATGAAAAACTGATCGCCGCCTCCATCGGCGAAAAGGAGTTCTTCCTGCTGCTCAAGCGGCTGCCGGACAAGACCCTGCTCAAAGCGGACAAGATCTCCCGCCCGTCGGCCACGCACTATGTCAAGCGCGCCCTTCAGGCCTATGCGGGGCTCGTCGGGCTGGAGGTCCTCGCCTCGAACGTCGACAGCGGCGAAGCGAACATGCACCTGGGCAACGACAGCGCGCTGTGGTCCATCCACGATTTCGAGCGCGACTTTCCCACCGACCGTGAGATCCGCATCGAAGTGGGCTTCGGTTCCGGTCGCCACCTGCTGCACCAGGCCAAGGCGAACCCGGAGGTCCTCTTTATCGGGATCGAGATTCACAAGCCCTCCATCGAGCAGGTGCTCAAACAGATCAACATCCAGCAGCTTGACAATATCCTGCTGCTCGATTACGATGCCCGCCTCTTTTTGGAACTCGTCCCCTCCAACCTTGCCGGGCGGATCTACGTCCACTTTCCCGTCCCCTGGGACAAGAAACCCCACCGCCGCGTCATCGGCGAAGCTTTCATTGCCGAAAGCATCCGGGTGCTGAAGCCCGAGGGGAAACTGGAGCTGCGTACCGACAGCGACAACTACTTCGCCTACAGTTTCGAGACCTTTATGGCCCTGAACCAGAACCATATCGAGATCTACAAGAACCGCGCCCTGGAGGTCAGTAGCAAATACGAGGATCGCTGGCGCCGGATGGAGAAGAACATCTACGACGTGCTGATGCACAACGAAGAGCTTTCCGGACCGCTCGAGGCGATCGCCCCCTTCGCTTTCAACGCCATCGCACCCGACCCGGAACGCCTCGAAGCCCTCAACGGCTCCACGCTGCGTTTCGACGAGGGGTTCGTGCACTTCGAGCGCCTCTACCGCACCGACGACGGCCGCGCCATGTTCCGCCTCTCCATGGGCCCCTACGCCCGTCCCGAACATCTCTACCTGATCCTCGGCGATGCGCCGCGCTACCTCCCGACACCGCCGGTGCGTTCCCGGACGAACGCCCGTGCGCATCAGCTCCTGATCGAGGCCCTGCATGGATAA
- a CDS encoding RluA family pseudouridine synthase, producing the protein MQPTVLTFEAAGGERLDTFLGQAMGEPRNQIAHLIKNGHVAVEAKAAAKPGVKLKSGEKVTVTLPQMEPEEAQPIDFDVPILYEDDDLLIIDKPSGLTVHPAPSVKEPTLVDWLKHHDIRLSTLSGEERHGIVHRLDKGTSGVMIVAKTNEAHDALSKQLQDKSMGRYYLAVVTPPLKEDLTLVDKPIGRSPHNRLKMAVVPHGKSAQTLFKKLLLSKDEKEELIACKLFTGRTHQIRVHLESFSRHILGDHLYGIKSNPDKIQRILLHAYTLYFTHPRTGKAMRFAAPLPAALTERLQSHFPTETLDDETLDPDRIGTLFDTDAAD; encoded by the coding sequence ATGCAGCCAACTGTCCTGACTTTCGAAGCCGCCGGGGGCGAACGCCTCGACACCTTTCTGGGGCAGGCGATGGGCGAACCCCGCAACCAGATCGCCCACCTCATCAAGAACGGCCATGTCGCCGTCGAGGCCAAAGCGGCGGCCAAGCCGGGGGTGAAACTCAAGTCCGGCGAAAAGGTCACGGTTACGCTGCCCCAGATGGAGCCCGAAGAAGCGCAGCCCATCGATTTCGACGTGCCCATTCTCTATGAGGATGACGACCTGCTCATCATCGACAAGCCCAGCGGCCTCACCGTCCACCCGGCCCCCAGCGTCAAGGAGCCGACCCTCGTCGACTGGCTCAAACACCACGACATCCGCCTCTCGACGCTCAGCGGCGAGGAGCGCCACGGCATCGTCCACCGCCTCGACAAAGGCACCAGCGGCGTCATGATCGTCGCCAAAACGAACGAGGCCCACGACGCCCTCTCCAAGCAGCTCCAGGACAAAAGCATGGGGCGCTACTACCTTGCCGTCGTCACTCCGCCGCTCAAAGAGGATCTCACCCTGGTGGACAAGCCGATCGGGCGCAGCCCCCACAACCGCCTCAAGATGGCCGTCGTCCCTCACGGCAAGAGTGCGCAGACCCTCTTTAAAAAGCTGCTGCTCTCCAAGGACGAAAAAGAGGAACTGATCGCCTGTAAACTCTTTACGGGGCGCACCCACCAGATCCGCGTCCACCTGGAGAGTTTCAGCCGCCATATCCTCGGCGACCATTTATACGGCATTAAGAGCAATCCCGATAAAATCCAACGTATTCTGCTGCACGCCTATACGCTCTACTTCACCCATCCGCGGACGGGGAAGGCGATGCGTTTTGCGGCCCCGCTTCCCGCGGCGCTTACAGAGAGGCTGCAGTCGCATTTCCCTACGGAGACACTGGATGATGAGACGCTCGACCCTGATCGTATCGGCACTCTTTTCGACACTGACGCTGCTGATTAG
- a CDS encoding FtsW/RodA/SpoVE family cell cycle protein, which yields MRRIDRRILAHFDFVIPALIVPLVLVSGWLIGEIHPLLAHKHLVYVGVGAVVFTFFFFLPVRRLSWMIPIFYWFNIGLLLAVEFFGHARLGAKRWIELPFVHFTMQPSELMKPAFILMLAYLVSRNPPPYGGYGWAAFLKLSFYILLPFFLIAKEPDLGTATVLLLLGVGVLFLVGVRWKIWLTLAVGFIVSMPLIYTQLHDYQKKRITDFMSEKPSYHVQQSIIAIGSGGVVGKAKEEATQTQMKFLPIASSDFIFAYVVERFGFMGAVLLIGLYALIIIHLLGISLYTHDPYIKVVSASVSLLIFVYMSVNIAMTIGLAPVVGVPLPMFSYGGSSFVNFMILFGMLENLMAFRFTELYHRRGKKSFV from the coding sequence TTGCGCAGAATAGATAGACGCATTTTAGCACACTTCGATTTTGTCATCCCGGCGCTGATCGTGCCCCTCGTCCTGGTGTCGGGGTGGCTGATCGGCGAGATCCACCCCCTCCTGGCGCACAAACACCTCGTCTATGTCGGCGTCGGGGCGGTCGTCTTCACCTTTTTCTTCTTTCTGCCCGTGCGGCGGCTCAGCTGGATGATCCCGATCTTCTACTGGTTCAACATCGGCCTGCTGCTCGCCGTCGAGTTTTTCGGCCATGCGCGCCTGGGTGCGAAGCGCTGGATCGAACTCCCCTTCGTCCACTTCACCATGCAGCCCTCCGAGCTGATGAAACCGGCGTTTATCCTGATGCTTGCCTACCTCGTTTCGCGCAATCCGCCTCCCTACGGCGGCTACGGCTGGGCCGCTTTTTTGAAACTCTCCTTTTACATCCTGCTCCCTTTCTTTCTCATCGCCAAGGAGCCGGACCTGGGGACGGCCACCGTCTTGCTGCTGCTGGGGGTGGGGGTACTCTTTCTCGTCGGGGTGCGCTGGAAGATCTGGCTGACGCTGGCGGTCGGTTTTATCGTCTCGATGCCGCTGATCTATACCCAGCTGCACGACTACCAGAAGAAGCGGATCACGGACTTTATGAGCGAGAAACCGAGCTATCACGTCCAGCAGTCCATCATCGCCATCGGTTCGGGCGGGGTCGTCGGTAAGGCCAAGGAGGAGGCGACGCAGACGCAGATGAAGTTCCTTCCCATCGCGTCGAGCGACTTCATTTTCGCCTACGTCGTGGAGCGTTTCGGGTTTATGGGAGCAGTGCTGCTGATCGGGCTCTATGCCCTGATCATCATCCACCTGCTCGGCATCAGCCTCTACACCCACGACCCCTACATCAAGGTCGTCAGCGCGTCGGTCTCTTTGCTCATCTTCGTCTACATGAGCGTCAATATCGCGATGACCATCGGGCTCGCCCCCGTTGTCGGCGTCCCGCTGCCGATGTTCAGCTACGGCGGCAGCAGTTTCGTCAATTTCATGATCCTCTTCGGGATGCTTGAAAACCTGATGGCGTTCCGCTTCACCGAACTCTACCACCGCCGGGGCAAAAAAAGCTTCGTCTAA
- a CDS encoding glutathione peroxidase yields MTDIYAFNVKTIDGSDATLAPYRGKVMLIVNVASRCGFTPQYEGLEALYEKYKSRGLVVLGFPCNQFGSQEPGTEQEIMTFCRSNFGVTFPMFGKIDVNGENAHPLYGHLKKARPGVLGSEAIKWNFTKFLVDRSGNVVERFAPSTEPKALESAIEKLLHAQ; encoded by the coding sequence ATGACCGACATCTACGCTTTTAACGTTAAAACCATTGACGGCAGCGACGCGACGCTCGCACCCTACCGCGGCAAAGTGATGCTGATTGTCAACGTCGCGAGCCGCTGCGGCTTTACCCCGCAGTACGAAGGGCTCGAAGCGCTCTATGAAAAATACAAATCCCGGGGCCTGGTCGTCCTCGGCTTCCCCTGCAACCAGTTCGGTTCCCAGGAACCGGGAACGGAACAGGAGATCATGACCTTCTGCCGGAGCAATTTCGGGGTCACCTTCCCGATGTTCGGCAAGATCGACGTCAACGGCGAGAACGCCCACCCCCTCTACGGCCACCTTAAAAAGGCCAGGCCCGGCGTGCTGGGCAGCGAGGCGATCAAGTGGAACTTCACCAAGTTCCTCGTCGACCGCAGCGGCAACGTCGTCGAACGGTTTGCCCCCTCGACCGAGCCGAAAGCACTGGAAAGTGCCATTGAAAAACTGTTGCATGCGCAATAA